The region TCTCTGTATTGCTGAGTTCCTAGCCAATCAATAGTGCATCAAATGGGTTGTGACATGACATTATCTTGTCCTGACCAGGCCATCCACAGTCATCTGCAGTTTCTCATCTGAACAGCAGAAACATGTACATGAGTTCTTAGAAAAGATGAATAGTTATGAATAGAAAGACTTTATTCACATGTCATGACcagatttgttcatttttcaccacaatgttttttctgaaaataattctCTACCTACTTGCTTTGGCCGAGTAAAACTATTTCTTTATCAAATAATGTTTATTCCTGTATTatttacagtaatcaaaagatgTGGAATCACAGAGGAGGGCAATTTCAGGAAAAGCAAGAAACACAGCTCTTGTGGGGTAGCCTGTGGGAACAAGGCTGATACAATATAACGGAAGTCTCCAGGCCCTTTCCCTTGTTGTCTTTTGACTGTTATCTTATCCATGTTTGATCTTTTTCCTGTTTCATGGACCAGGCCTCCTGAAACTCTTGAAATTTATTCTCTTTCATAGGTCAGGTGATGATTTCCAGAATACAATTTGATAACCATACACTAGAGGAATTGCCAACACTCCAGCTTGAATACTCAACACTCAGTGAGGAGAATAAAGGTTTGTAGTTTCTGCACCTTGGGGAAAAGGGAAGGGCACTGAGGTTCTGATCAACGACCAAGCTTCAGTCAATAAGCCTATTGTTTGAAACCTCAGCAGTGcataaatatttcattgtgaATTTTGTGCATGTTTCACCAAGATGTATTCATCTAAAAAAATGTCTTTAACTATTTATGTGGGAAAGAATATTTGGGTGTCAAATGATGAGTATTCCTCTttcataaaaaatagaaatacctgGGATGAATGCTCTAGAGCGAATGTTAGAAAGAGCCCTATGTAGGAACTCCTGATACCAAGGCTGAGACATTATTAGGAAAGTTTCCAGGCCCTTTCCCATGTCCCCTTTTGACTATTGTTTATTATCCATATTTATACCCTCTCTTGTTCACAGTAGACTACCATTTAATATGCATATTTCATCCTTAGTTGGTTCATGCCCCAGGCTTGCTGAAACTGTTGGAATTTCCTGTCTCTCATAGGTCTGGAGACAAGCCATAGAAGGGAACTTGAGAAGCGTTCAGTAATAGATGTGGTTACAAGTATCATCAACGGTGTGGCTACAGGTATGAACTTTCTGCAactctggggagaggagagagcacTGAGATTGAGAACAGGCACCACTGGCCAATGATTCAATCCCAATGCCTATTTGATGAAACCTCAATAAGAATCCATAAATAAGTGATTCAGAGAGCGTTTGGGGTTGTAGCACATGGTGGTGATGTAAGGGTCCCGTGCTTTCTAGGGAGTGTAGGCTTCTCAAACTCCACTACCACCTTGCCCTGCACTTCTCACTCATCTCTCTGTGCCTGGATTCATTCTTCATGAATACAAGACATCGCTATGTGAGTGATCCTCCTTAGAATGGTCATTAGATTTACTGAGTTATTGCATATGGGGTGGGGTAATGGAACTCCCCAGTTTTAGACACTTTGTCAAATCAGGAGTGACTCAGGATAACATGGCTGGCATCTGAACAGAGGACAGTTCTGAGCCCTCAACTTGCACAATCTATGCTAACTCCCTGGATTTGCTTTCAGAATTAAATTGCCTAGTTGGACACCCAGCGAGTGTTTGGAGGAATTGCATGTTGTTTCTTGACGCATCACAGATTTGGTGTCAGGGAAACCCAGACTCACCCTCCCTGTGCTTTGGAAGCTCGGGTgaatcctggggacaggggaCTAATGAAAGTAGGACATTGCATCCTGAAGCTCTCAGCACTTATCCATATGTTCAGAATTCCTGGCTGAATAGGATAGTATATCAAGTGGGTTTTGACAGGGAATATCTATTTTGGACCCTATCAGCCTCTTGCTATGTGTCTTCAGGCTAGTCATCTATAGTCTTCATTGGAACAGTAAAGACGTGCTAAAGGAGTTCTTTGAACACTTACCAGTCATAAAACTAAACAGCTTATTCTCATTTCATGGCCAAGTTTGGTCATTTTCCACCAGGATAGATACATGAAAATTTCTCTACCTGCTTCCTTGGGCTCGTGGGATGAAGGCTGGTACAATATTAGCAAATTCTTCAGGCCTTTTCCTTTGTCCACTTTTGcctatgattttattttccatatttgaaACCTGTTCTGGTTCATGGTtcaatatttctgaaaattttgaGATCTGTTCTTTCATAGGTACCAAGATTGTCGAAAAGGGAGCTGGTATACTAACAGGATTGGCTGAAATAATCACTAAAGCCATTAAAGGTTTGAACTTTCTGcacctgtggggagagaggagggcacTCACTGAGACTGAGACAGTACCACGGGCTGACAATTCAATAGTTATGTCTGTTGAGTGAAACCTCAGCACAAATCCATAAATATTGGCTGAGAGAGCttaggaaggggaaaaaatggtccTGAGGTGAGGGTGCTCTGCTCAGGAGGGCGTGGTGCTTTGCCTAACTCTACTTCTCCTGTGCCCTAAAGATCTCCTCCATTTCACTGTTTCTGAGTTTTTTCTGTACATTAATTTGAGAACAGTGATTAGGAGTTTCCCTGAGTTTAGTCACTTGTTTGATTGAGTGTTTGACTGTGGAGGTGGAGTCACAGAATTTTCGAGTTTCAGTCACTTGGTCAGAAGCATGATAACTCGAGAACACATGGCTGGCCTCCGAAGTCAGGGCATTCTTGATACTTCAACGTGTGGCATTGGCCCTGACTCCACAGATATGGTATCAGAAATCAATGGACAGGAGGCCTGTTGGGTGTTGGAAATTGGATGGTTGCGGGGAAAACCACATATGTGGTGTTGGGAGAAAACCCAGAGTCACCCTCTCCTGTGATTTGAGGGCTCGGGTGAGGCTTGGGGAGAGGTTACTAGTCAAAGTAAGACCCTGGACCTGGAAACTCTCCCCAGTTCTCTGTATTGTTGAGTTCCTAGCCAATCAATAGTGCATCAAATGGGTTGTGACATGACATTATCTTGTCCTGACCAGACCACCCACAGGCTTGTGTCCTGCAGCAAGTCAtctgcagtttcctcatctgaacaaGGGGAAACATGTACATGAGTCCCTAGAACAGATGATGAGTTATGAATAGAAAGACTTTATTCATGTGTCACGACCAGATTTGTCAATTTTCCACCACAAAGttttaatctgaaaataattCTCTACCTACTTGTTTGGCCGAGTAAAAAATTTCTTTATCAAATAAtctttatttctgtattattGACAGCAATCAAAAGATGTCAAAGCATGAAGGAGGGCAATTGCAGGGAAAGCAAGAAACCCAGCCCTTGTGCTACAGCCTGTGGGAGGAAGGCTTAATCAATATAACAAAAGTCTCCAGGCCCTTTCCCTTGTTGTCTTTTGACTGTTATTATCTTATCCATGTTTGATCTTTTTCCTGTTTCATGCACCAGGCCTCCTGAAACTCTTGAAATTTACTCTTTCATAGGTCAGGTGATGATTTCCAGAATACAATTTGATAACCATACACTAGAGGAATTGCCAACACTCCAGCTTGAATACTCAACACTCAGTGAGGAGAATAAAGGTTTGTAGTTTCTGCACCTTGGGGAAGAGGGACAGGTACTGAGATTCTGATCAATGACCAATGATTCAATCAATAAGCCTATTTCTTGAAACCTCAGCAGTGCATAAATATTTCATGGTGAAAATTGTGCATGCTTCACCAAGACGTGTTCatctaaaattttttctttaactttttacttaAGGCAGAAAAGAATATTTAGGTTTCAAATAATGTGTAttcctttttcattaaaaataatgagaaacacCTGGGATTAATGTTCTGGAGGAAATGTAAGAAAGAGTCCTGTGTAGGATGACTCCTGATACCAAAGCTGAGACATTATTTGGAAAGTTTCCACGCCCTTTTCCATGTCCCCTTTTGACTATTATTTGTTATCCATGTTTGTTCCCTCCCGTGTTCACAGTAGAGTACTATTTAATGTGCATATTTGATCCTTACTTGGTTCATGTCCCAGGCTTCCTAAAACTGTTGGAATTTCCTGTCTCTCGTAGGTGTGGAGACAAGCCACAGAAGGGGACTTGAGAAGCGTTCAGTAATAGATGTGGTTACAAGTATCATCAATGGTGTGGCTACAGGTATGTACTTTCTGCAactctggggagaggagagggcacTGAGATTGAGAATGGGCACCACTGGCCAATGATTCAATCAAAATGCCTGTTTAATGTAACCTCAATAAGAATCCATGAATGTGGGCATTCAGAGAGCGTTTGGGGTGGTAACACATGGCGGTGATGTGAGGGTCCTGTGGTCTCTAGGGCATGGAGCCTCCCCACACCTccacttccactttgccttgCACTACTCTCTCATCTCTCTGTGCCTAGATTCATCCTTCATGAAAACCTGACATTCTTATGTGAGTGGTCTTCCTGAGTATGGTCATCAGATTACTGAGTTATTGAACATGGAGTGGGGTAATGGAACTTCCCAGTTTTAGACACTCTGTCAAATCAGGAGTGACTCGGGATAACATGGCTGGCATCTGAACTGAGGACAGTTCTAATCTATACTAACTCCCTGGATTTGCTGTCAGAATTAAATGGCCTTGTTGGACACCCAGTGGTGTTTGGAGGAGTTGCATGTTGTTTCTAGAAACACCACAGATTTAgtctcagggaagcccagactcagTCTCCCAGTGCTTTGAGAGCTCAGGTgaatcctggggacaggggaGTAATGAAGGTAGGACACTGCACCCCGAAGCTCTCAGCATTTATCCATATTTTCAGAGTTCCTAGCCGAAAAGGATAGTAGACAGGGAAGTGTCTTTTTCGGACCCATCATCCCCATGCCGTATGTCCTGAGTCAAGTCATCCGTTGTCCTCATCTGAACAGTGGATCAGTGCTAAATGAGTTCTTTGAACATTTACCAGTCATAAAAAGATTCTGCTTACTCACACTACATGGGCAAGTTTGGTCATTTTCCATCAGGATATATTCATGAAAagatttctctagttgcttcCTTGAGCTCCTGGGACCAAGGCTGGTACATTATTGGCCAATTCTCTAGATCTTTTCCTTTGTCCACACTTGCCTATGATTTTACTTTCCATATTTGAAACTTGCCCTGGGTCATGGCCCAATATTCCTGAAAATTTTGAAATCTGTTCTTTCACAGGTACCAAGATTGTTGAAAAGGGAGCCGGTATACTAACAGGATTGGCTGAAATAATCACTAAAGCAATTAAAGGTTTGAACTTTCTGCACctatggggagagagaagggcccTGAGACTGAGACAGTACCACTGGCTGACAATTCAGTTCTTATGCCTATTGAGTGAATCCTCAGCACAAATCCATAAATATTGGCTGAGACAGCTTAGGAAGGGGGAACAAATGGTCTTCAGGTGAAGGTGCTATGCTCAGGAGGGCGTGGACACTCTGCCTAACTCCACTTCTCCCGTACCCTAAAGATCTCCATTTCActgtttctgagttttttttctgtatattaatttgaGAGCAGTGATTAAGAGTTTTCCTGAGATTAGTCACTTGTTTGATTGAGTTTTTGACCATGGAGGTGGAGTCACAGAATTTTCGAGTTTCAGTCACTTGGTCAGAAGCATGATGACTCAAGAACACATGGCTGGCCTCCGAAGTCAGGGCATTCTTGATACCTCAACGTGTGGTATTGGCCCTGGCTCCACAGATATGGTATCAGAAATCAATGGACAGTGGGAGGCCTGTTGGGTGTTGGGAATTGGATGGTTGGGGGGAAAACCACGTATGTGGTGTTGGGAGAAAACCCAGACTCACCCTCTCCTGTGATTTGAGGGCTCAGGTGAGGCATGCGGAGAGGTGAGTAGTGAAAGTAAGACCCTGGACCTGGAAAGTCTCCCCAGTTCTCTGTAGTGTCGCGTTCCTAGCCAATCAATAGTGTATCAAATGTGTTTTGATGTGACAGTCTTGTCTTGACCAGGCCACCCACAGGCTTGTGTCCTGCGACAAGTCATCTGCAGTTTCCTCCTCTGAGCAGGGGAAACATGTACATGAGTTCTTGGAACAGATGATGCGTCATGAATAGAACGACTTTATTCATGAGTCATGACCAGATTTGTCGATTTTCCACCACAATGTGctaatctgaaaaaaattctcTACCAACTTGCTTTGGCcaagtaaaaatatttgtttatcaaATAATGTTTATTCCTGTATTATTAAGAGCAATAAAAAGATGTAGAACCACAGAGAAGGGCAACTGAAGGGAAAGCAAGAAATAATGAAAGTGTCCAAACCCTTTCCATTGTTGTCTTTTGACtattatggggtcacaaagaatcggacacgactgagcgactgaactgaactgaactgatcttatcCATGTTTGATCCTTTTCCTGTTTCATGGACCAGGCTGCCTGAAACTCTTGAGTTTTATTCTCTTTCATAGGTCAGGTGATGATTTCCAGAATACAATTTGACAACCACACACTAGAGGAATTGTCAAAACTCAGTATTGAATACTCAACACTCAGTGAGGAGAACGAAGGTTTGTAGTTTGTGCACCTCAGGGAAAAGGGAAGGGCACTGAGATTCTGATCAGTGGTTCAATCGATAAGCCTATTTCTTGAAACTTAAACAGTGCATAAAAATATCATGGTAAACTTTGTGCTTGTTGCACCtagatatattaattaaaaaaaattctttacttACTTTAGGCAGGAAGGAGTATTTAGGTGTTAAATAATGAGTATTCCTCCTTcatgaaaataatcagaaaaaccTGGGACGAATGTTCTGGAGGGAATGTAATAAAGAGCCCTGTGTAGGTTGAATCCTGATACCAAAGCTGAGAGATTATTAGGAAACTTTCCAGGCCCTTTCCCATGTCTCCTTTTGACTattgtttattttccttatttgttcCCTCCCTTGTCCACTGTTGACTATTTTGTTTGCATATTTGATCCTTACTTGGTTCATGTAACAGGCTTCTTGAATCTGTTGCAATTTCCTGTCTTTCATAGGTGTGGAGACAAGCCACAGAAGGGGACTTGAGAAGCGTTCAGTAATAGATGTGGTTACAAGTATCATCAACGGTGTGGATACAGGTGTGAACTTTCTGCAactctggggagaggagagggcacTAGATTGAGAACAGGCACCACTGGCCCATGATTCAATCAAAGTGCCTGTTTAGTGAAATCTCAATGAAATCTATTAATATGGGCATTCAGAGAGCATTTGGGATGTAACGCATGATGTGATGTGAGGGTCCTGTTTGGTCTAGGACGTGGAGCCTCCCCACACCTCCACTTCCACTTTGCCCTGCACTTGTCACTCATTTTGCTGTGCGTAGGTTTATCCTTTATGATAGCGTGACATCCATGTGGAGTGGTCATCCTCGGTATGGTCATCAGATTTACTGAGTTATTGAACATGGAGTGGGGTCATGGAACTTCCCAGTTTTAGACACTTGGTCAAATCAGGAGTGACTCAGAATAAcatgactggcatctgaagtgaggACAGTTTTGAGCCCTCAACTTGCACAATCTATACTAACTCCCTGGATTTGCTGTCAGAATTAAATGGCCCTGTGGAGCACCCAGGGGGTGTTTGGAGGAATTGCATGTTGTTTCTAGAGACACCACAGATTTggtgtcagggaagcccagactcacTATCCCTGTGCTTTGGGAGCTCAGGTgaatcctggggacaggggaCTAATGAAAGTAGGACACTGCACCCCGAAGCGCTCAGCATTTATCGATATTTTCAGAGTTCCTGACAGACGAAGATAATATATCAAGTGGGTTTTGACAGGGAAGTATCTTGTTCAGACTGTATCACCCTCATGCCATGTGTCCTCAGGCAAGTCATCTATAGTCCTCATCTGAACAGTAGATAAGTGCTAAATGAGTTCTTTGAACATTTACcagtcataaaaataaacagtttatttGCATTTCATGACCACATTTGGTCATTTTCCACCAGGAGAGATTTAAAAAGATTTCTCTAGCTGCTTCCTTGAGCTCCTGGGACCAAGGGTGGTACATTATTAGCCAATTCATGAGGCCTTTTCCTTTGTCCACATTTgcctatgattttattttcaaatttgaaaTTTATCCTGGTTCATGGTCCAAGatttctgaatattttgaaaTCTGTTCTTTCATAGGTACCAAGATTGTCGAAAAGGGAGCCGGTATACTAACAGGATTGGCTGAAATAATCACTAAAGCAATTAAAGGTTTGAAATTTCTGCAcctctggggagagaggagggcacTCACTGAGACTGAGATCAGCACCACCGGCTGACAATTCAATACTTACGCCTGTTGAGTGAACCCTCAGCACAAATCCGTAAATGTTGGCTGAGAGAGCTTAGGAAAGGGGAATAAATGGTCCTGAGGTAAGGGTGCTCTGCTCAGGAGAGCGCGGACGCTCCGCCTAACTCCACTCCTCCCATGCCCTGAAGATCTCCCCAATTTCACTCTTTCTGATTTTGCCCGGTACCTTAATGTGAAGATAGTGAGTAAGCGATTTCCTGAGTTTGGTCACTGGGTCGACTGAGTTTTTGAGCATGAAATTGGCGTCATGGCAAGTTCAACTTTCAGTCACTTGGCAGAAGCATGATAACATGAGACCACATGACTAGCATCTGAAGTGAGAACAGTCTTGATAACTCAACTTGTGGCATTGGCACACACTCCACAGATAAGGTATCAGAAGAAAATTGACAGTGGTCTGCCCCTTGACTGTTGGGACTCAGATGGTTGGTGGAAAAACCACATATTTGGTGTCAGGAAAAAACCCAGACTCACACTGCCATATGATTTGAGGGCCCGTGTGAGGCTTGGGGAGAGGTGAGTAGAGAAAGTGAGACCCAGGACCTGGACACTATCAccagttttctgtatttttgagtTCCTAGCCAATCAATAGTGTATCAGAGGGGTTGTGGCATGACAGTATCTTGTCCTGACCAGGCCACACACATGCTTGTGTCCTGGGGAAAGTCAtcttcaggttcctcatctgaaCAGGGGAAACATGTTACCTGAGTTCTTTGAATAGAGGACGAGTTATGAACAGCAAGACTCTATTCACGTGTCATGACCAGATATGTGTTACTCTGAAAGAAGTTCtctgcctaattgctctggcccagtaaaaatatttctttatcaaataatatttactcctgtattattaaaagaaatcaaaagacgtTGAACCATGGAAGAGGGCAATGGCAGGGGACCAAGCAACAGCACTTGTGAAGGAGGATGTGGGATGAAAGCAGAGAAAACTACAAAAGTCTCCGGGCCCTTTCCCTGTTGTCTTTTGACTGTTATTATCTTTCCCGTGTTTGATCCTTTTCCTGTTTCATGAAGCAGGCCTCCTGAAACTCTTGAAATTTACTCTGTTTCATAGGTCAGGTGATGATTTCCGGAATACAATTTGATAACCATACACTAGAGGAATACCAAACACTCAAGATTGAATACTCAACACTCAATGAGGAGAATAAAGGTTTGTAGTTTCTGCCCCTCGGGGAAGAAGGACAGGCACTGAGATTCAGATCAATGACCAAACACCAATGCTTCGATCAATAAGCCTGTTTCTTGAAACCTCAACAGTGCATAAATATTTGGGTTCAGAGAGCTTTCTAGGTGGTGAATATGATTGTGAGGATGCTGTGCTGACAAGGGAATggaatctacacacacacacaacacacacacacacacacacacatccctttgCCCTACACGTATCCTCCATTTCACTCTTTGTGAATGTTTCATGTATATTCATCTAAGAACAGCAAGTAAGTATTTTCCTCAGTTTGGTCATAAGTAACCATCAGTTATTGAAGATGGAGGTGAGGTCATGGACTTCCCCATTTTATCCATTTGGTCATAAGCCAAAGTAAGTGGGGGCCACGCGTCTGGCACTAAATTGAGGACAGTCTTGAGCACTTAAAGTGTGGGGTCTGCACAGACTGCATGGATTTCATATcaggcaaataaatgggggacGCCCAGTGGGTGAAGGGGAATTGGTTGATGGTAGAGACATTGTGTTAGGAGAAACCCAGGCTTACTCTGGCCCATGATTAGGAGCTATTGTTACCTTGGGTACACGGAAGTGATGAACATAGGACACTGACTCGAGATATTCTACAAGAGAACTATATTTTCCAAATTCCTGGTAGAATCAGGTATTGTATCAGATAGGTTGTGACATCATAGCAATTTGTCCTGACTCTACCACCCACATGCTCTGTTCCTGGGAAAGTTAtctgcagtttcctcatctgaagagGGAAAATGAGTTACATGCATCCTTTGAACAGGTTACCAGTCATGAATACAAAGAATTTATGCCCTGCCGCCTTAGTGTCTACAGCACCGGAGAGTTTAGtttcctgacaagggattgaacatATGACTCCAGTACTGGaagccagattcttaaccactggacagccttGGATGCCTTATAGATGTTTTAAGGCTATTCAGGCACGGTACCAAACCTCCTTAGAGGACTTCATGAGGAGATATACGTTTGTACCTGATTACTATATCATGTCACCCCTGGCAACATTCATGATTCTGTCCCAGAAAGGAGGTTTTCAAATGGTCTTTTCAATCTGGCATTCCTCCACAACCTTAACATTCTCTATGGCAAACAAACTGGGGGTTCTAGTTGTTGTTCTTTTATGGAGCTTGATGACCATCCTCATAACTGAGCCATTGCTCCTCTCCTTCCAGCAGCTTCTAAGcctgccctctgcctggagccTAAAGTAACAGGTGGCTGCAATGCCACGATGACCAGGTACTTCTACAATGCCCAGACTGGCCTCTGTGAGCAGTTTGTGTACGGTGGCTGTGAAGGGAATGGAAACAACTTTGAAAAGTTAGAGGACTGCATGAAGACCTGCTGTCAAGAGGCAGGGTCCCTGTGGTAAGACAGGGGCAGGGcacagggggaggggaagggctggGGAAAGGGGCCAGAGCTCAGGGAACTATACACCATTCACCCTGCATGGTGTCTTCCTCCTCGCTGCTGCCAGGAGGAGAGGTTGCAGTGTCCTGTGAAAGCCACACTGAGCGAGTTCTCCGGGGAGAGGATGGCAGAAGGTCAACCCCTGATGCCTCTTTGTGATCATCTCAACCTGAATACATGCTCCTCTTTCTCAGTTGGGAACACTGACTCATCCACCCTCCAGGGCCGGTCTGCAGTGCTTCTATATATCCTGCATAGGCTTGGAAAATTCTCTTCCTCCTTGTTTGTTATTCGAAATGTGGTTccatatttttttgaaaatattggaTCTATGAAGTTGATCATTGTCCAGGTCTGGGCCTACACTGATGGCACTCAACAAGTCCCTTTCTTTTTTCAGAGGACATGCGAAGAGTGGATTCAGAAATTCTGAAGTCCGAGGAGGACCCTTGCAGGGCTGGGCTGTGGCTGCGTCTGAACCTCTTCAGCCTCCTCACAGTCCTTCTCTCCCCTACCATCCTTAGCAGAGCCTgccttttcctttcctccattGGTCAACATGTCTAATTCTGTCTCATCCAGCTGGTTCTCAGCACCATGAGAGCATGTTTTCCCTTTACTCTTAGCTCTTCACACAGGACCCGACACCAATGAGACAGTTCATAATTatttgaggaaggaaggaaggaatgtagGAGCACATTCCTCATGACCAGAGTAACAGCAGAGCCTGCGGTGTCACACAGGACTTTTGTTTTCACCCCCATCCTCAAGGCATCTTCACCTTCATCCCCATTCCCTCCATCACTATTCTCCTTGAGGGTGTCCAAGGTTCAATTTCCATCATCCAGTTCTCAACATCAGTAATGAAAGAAGAGTTTGGTTTAAATAAGCCCCTTTCCTACACAACGATGTTGCAGTTTTCATTCCTGTAGCTTCAAACACTATGGttcatatttcaataaatatatattcacaatTAAACTGACTGGAGTGGAGTCTGTTGTTTATAATCACAAACAGGGTCCATGGAAATGGTGGTCCTTCTAACTGTTTTGGAGACAGTGGGCACCTCCTGTTCCCCTTTCCAGAGACTGTGCCCTACTGGATATAGGAAAACCCATTGGACCATCATTGACTCCTTAATAGCAGCACAAGCTGCAGAGAATCCTGAAAGATACACACATCAACGTGACAGCTTTTCTTCGTTACTTGTAAATTCACTCAaacggtgggggaggggggtgtacAGGTTGCTAAGACCTcaatgtttattcttaccatctcctacTTGACCACgtgcaatttaccttgattcacaaACCTAACATTACAGGTTTTTATGCAGGACTATTctgcagcatcagattttactttcatcaccagacacatccacaactgagcatcgttTCCGCTCATTCTTTCTGAGGCTATTAgtagaaggcgatggcagcccactccagtactcttgcctggaaaatcccatggacggaggaacctggtgggctgcagtccatggggtcgctaggagtaggacacgactgagcgacttcattatcacttctcactttcatgcattggagaaggaaatggcaacccactccagtgttcttgcctggagaatcccaggaataggggagcctggtaggctgccgtctatggggtcgcacagagtcggacacaactgaagtgacttagcagttcttccccagtagcatattggacagctTCCGACCTGGTGGGTTCATCTTTCGGGAtcatttctttttgtcctttaatacagttcatgaggttctcatagCAAGT is a window of Budorcas taxicolor isolate Tak-1 chromosome 13, Takin1.1, whole genome shotgun sequence DNA encoding:
- the LOC128058095 gene encoding LOW QUALITY PROTEIN: trophoblast Kunitz domain protein 1-like (The sequence of the model RefSeq protein was modified relative to this genomic sequence to represent the inferred CDS: inserted 1 base in 1 codon; deleted 1 base in 1 codon), which gives rise to MRRLCLSAALLFLLVILVDSTPLNIHHIQDEGLETSHRRGPEKRSVIDVATSIIDGIDTGTKIVKKGAGILTGLAETITKAIKGQVMISRIQFDNHTLEELPTLSIEYSTLSEENNGVETSHRRGPEKRSVIDVVTSIINVVATGTKIVEKGAGILTGLAEIINKAIRGQVMISGIKFDNHTQEEYQTLKIEYSTLSEENKGLETSHRRGPEKRSVIDVVSGIINGVATGTKIIEKGAGILTGLAEIITKAIKGQVMISRIQFDNHTLEELPTLQLEYSTLSEENKGLETSHRRELEKRSVIDVLQVSSTVWLQVPRLSKRELVYXTGLAEIITKAIKGQVMISRIQFDNHTLEELPTLQLEYSTLSEENKGVETSHRRGLEKRSVIDVVTSIINGVATGTKIVEKGAGILTGLAEIITKAIKGQVMISRIQFDNHTLEELSKLSIEYSTLSEENEGVETSHRRGLEKRSVIDVVTSIINGVDTGTKIVEKGAGILTGLAEIITKAIKGQVMISGIQFDNHTLEEYQTLKIEYSTLNEENKASKPALCLEPKVTGGCNATMTRYFYNAQTGLCEQFVYGGCEGNGNNFEKLEDCMKTCCQEAGSLW